In the Rippkaea orientalis PCC 8801 genome, one interval contains:
- a CDS encoding IS4 family transposase, whose protein sequence is MDFLPFYQDYLQNALSKSKFLLLRILIWLLQVHKQVRIERLAAYLPLPILYESRRKKIQRFLVEPCLSLVLLWFPLIKLIVEREFKPGSRLTLVLDRTQWQDKNVFMISVVWRKRAFPIYWQILEKKGSSNVKEQIALIRPVLKLFADYELLILGDREFHGVELSYWLKKRNRTAKNPIYFAFRERKNVYIRRSKKNQKRFQDLTLTPGVKVFEKNIFITKQKGFGRFNVLAYQKRKYRNHQEEEPWFIITNLDNPSEVIKYYKIRGGIEAMFRDYKSGGYNLEGSKANIHRLTNLILLIAIAYTLSALKGKSIKNRGYQKYISRLTEPKRQVRRHSEFWVGLYGQSWVLAWDFCYLFVEQIMRINLHKINEYNRGLKALSAIS, encoded by the coding sequence ATGGATTTTTTGCCTTTCTATCAGGACTATTTACAAAACGCATTATCAAAAAGTAAATTTTTACTTTTACGAATATTAATATGGCTTTTACAAGTTCATAAACAAGTTAGAATAGAACGGTTAGCGGCTTATCTTCCTCTTCCTATTCTATACGAAAGTCGTAGAAAGAAGATTCAAAGATTTTTAGTCGAACCGTGCTTAAGCCTTGTCTTATTATGGTTTCCTCTGATAAAATTAATAGTAGAACGAGAATTTAAACCAGGAAGTCGTTTAACTTTAGTTTTGGATAGGACTCAGTGGCAGGATAAAAATGTGTTCATGATTAGTGTAGTTTGGAGAAAGAGAGCCTTCCCTATTTACTGGCAAATTCTAGAGAAAAAAGGAAGCAGCAACGTCAAAGAACAAATCGCTTTAATCCGACCGGTCTTGAAATTATTTGCCGACTATGAGTTATTAATTTTAGGGGATAGGGAGTTTCATGGGGTAGAATTATCTTATTGGTTAAAGAAACGAAACCGAACGGCTAAAAATCCCATCTATTTTGCTTTTCGAGAAAGGAAAAATGTCTACATTAGAAGAAGTAAGAAGAATCAAAAACGCTTTCAAGATTTAACCCTGACCCCAGGAGTCAAAGTTTTTGAAAAAAACATTTTTATCACCAAGCAAAAAGGGTTTGGTCGCTTTAATGTATTGGCTTATCAGAAGAGAAAATATAGAAACCATCAGGAAGAAGAACCTTGGTTTATTATAACCAATTTAGATAACCCATCCGAAGTCATAAAATATTATAAAATCAGAGGTGGAATTGAAGCTATGTTTCGAGATTATAAGAGTGGAGGATATAATCTCGAAGGGAGTAAAGCTAATATTCATCGACTTACTAACTTGATTTTATTAATAGCTATTGCTTATACTTTATCGGCTTTAAAAGGGAAGTCAATTAAAAATAGAGGATATCAAAAGTATATATCTAGACTAACAGAACCGAAAAGACAAGTCAGAAGACATAGTGAATTTTGGGTAGGGCTATATGGACAAAGTTGGGTCTTAGCCTGGGATTTCTGTTACTTGTTTGTTGAACAAATTATGAGAATTAACCTTCACAAAATTAATGAATATAACCGAGGTTTAAAAGCCTTATCTGCTATTAGTTAA
- a CDS encoding GNAT family N-acetyltransferase has translation MKQIELLSKHHDRKGFDCGDNALNQFLQRIARQHIQKGLSRTFVLVDTEEPSVIIGFFTLTLCEVQVDNLPSRWAKKYPNVVPGVKLARLAVSKKRQKQGIGSILLVESMQRAKVIADNAGVIGLFVDAKNLEVKKYYERFGFEGTKEHPLLLFLPLSTINDLIDS, from the coding sequence GTGAAGCAGATTGAACTCCTGAGTAAGCATCACGATAGAAAAGGGTTTGATTGTGGAGATAATGCCCTAAATCAGTTTTTACAGCGCATAGCACGACAGCATATCCAGAAAGGGTTATCTCGTACCTTTGTTTTGGTTGATACTGAGGAACCCTCGGTCATTATAGGCTTTTTTACTTTGACCTTGTGTGAGGTACAGGTGGATAATCTTCCGTCTCGTTGGGCGAAGAAATATCCGAATGTTGTGCCTGGAGTCAAGTTAGCCAGATTAGCCGTCTCAAAGAAGCGTCAAAAACAAGGAATTGGGTCGATTTTGTTGGTTGAGTCCATGCAACGAGCCAAAGTGATTGCGGACAATGCCGGGGTGATAGGGTTGTTTGTCGATGCCAAAAATCTTGAAGTTAAAAAATATTATGAACGTTTTGGGTTTGAAGGAACGAAAGAACATCCTCTATTATTGTTTTTGCCGTTATCGACTATTAACGATTTGATTGATTCCTGA
- a CDS encoding DUF1778 domain-containing protein, with protein MAKTSPNDSRVTTRIPVSVKETLQKAADLTGATLNQFMVAAAVKEAQEIIKQEQVIHLSSVDADQIFSLIENPPDPNDHLKDAIHRHQAYLT; from the coding sequence ATGGCTAAAACCTCTCCCAACGATTCCCGTGTCACCACTAGAATTCCCGTATCGGTCAAAGAGACCTTGCAAAAGGCTGCGGACTTGACGGGGGCAACCTTAAACCAATTTATGGTAGCCGCAGCAGTCAAAGAAGCCCAAGAAATCATTAAGCAAGAACAGGTAATTCACTTATCTTCAGTCGATGCTGATCAAATTTTTAGTTTAATTGAAAATCCTCCCGACCCTAATGACCATTTAAAGGACGCTATTCATAGACATCAGGCGTATTTGACGTGA